In one Rhopalosiphum padi isolate XX-2018 chromosome 3, ASM2088224v1, whole genome shotgun sequence genomic region, the following are encoded:
- the LOC132928019 gene encoding uncharacterized protein LOC132928019 — translation MSEMPSFIKTSKCNHNFCSVPVLKVTSTQLSLNVYDGRINIANDLQEYIKDSEENCSFCGNKRSITVESTTHIIIELNSIPSDLEASTSTGNIESVPLHLIKQNYARPITSKLDDLEKFVKVGDKIFKLRGVVSFYGGDRRGLRNAMGHYTASAFRENCKWETYDDTKIKVQNTRLSSENDVELLFFTV, via the exons ATGAGTGAAATGCcttcatttataaaaactagTAAATGTAACCACAATTTTTGTTCTGTACCTGTGTTAAAAGTCACATCTACACAGCTTTCATTAAATGTGTACGATGGTCGAATAAATATAGCAAATGATCTGCAAGAATATATAAAGGACTCTGAAGAAAATTGCTCTTTCTGTGGAAATAAAAGAAGTATAACAGTGGAATCtacaacacatataattatCGAATTGAACTCGATTCCttcag ATCTAGAAGCATCAACTAGCACGGGAAATATTGAGAGTGTTCCActtcatttaataaaacaaaactacgCACGTCCAATTACATCTAAATTAGATGATTTGGAAAAATTTGTAAAAGTTGgagataaaatattcaaattaagagGAGTAGTAAGTTTTTATGGTGGAGACAGGAGAGGATTGCGAAATGCCATGGGACACTATACAGCATCTGCTTTCAGAGAAAACTGTAAATGGGAAACATATGATGACACAAAAATCAAAGTCCAAAACACACGCTTATCGAGTGAAAATGATgtagaattattgttttttacggtttaa